One region of Thermomicrobium sp. 4228-Ro genomic DNA includes:
- a CDS encoding ABC transporter substrate-binding protein, with product MSSRWKSWFFGLFVVAFILAGCAQGSPTPTPTAAPSPTTAASPTAQPAAPTATTPSGAQQTPATTPQAGAETGEPYRIGAVLSLTGPAAPLGGPQRDTLELLRDEVNRQGGVLGPDGKRHPLEVIIYDDQSQPTQAVLAVTRLIEQDRVPVVICCATSGASVPAVDVVQRAQIPMIATASSQAITHPPEERQWAFKPTWDGDQVAEGLLRNLQQRNVRRVALLSVANEFGESGKIAFEQLGPQYGIDLVVNDTFNAGVTDLTPQLVRVRASNPEALVIYANIPEVVVALKNMRDLGMDIPVYLTNAVASPAFLKAAGETAEGAIVQTGKVFVFEDLPDSDPQKPVIAEFVRLYESRYGSRPDAFAGHAYDAFWLIVQAFEKAGQDPAGIRDAIEGTSRFVGITGVLTFSPTKHTGFNLEDMVLAVVEGGRFRLLR from the coding sequence ATGTCTAGTAGGTGGAAAAGCTGGTTCTTCGGGCTGTTCGTCGTCGCATTCATCCTAGCCGGTTGTGCCCAAGGGAGTCCCACTCCGACCCCAACGGCCGCTCCCTCGCCGACGACCGCGGCGAGTCCGACCGCGCAGCCCGCAGCACCGACGGCGACCACGCCGTCCGGCGCCCAGCAGACGCCAGCAACGACACCGCAGGCCGGTGCTGAAACCGGTGAACCGTATCGCATCGGAGCCGTGCTCTCACTGACCGGTCCGGCAGCGCCCCTCGGTGGGCCGCAACGGGACACGTTGGAGCTCTTACGTGATGAGGTGAACCGGCAGGGTGGCGTGCTCGGCCCGGATGGAAAGCGTCATCCCCTGGAAGTGATCATCTACGATGACCAGAGCCAGCCGACGCAGGCCGTGCTCGCGGTGACGCGCCTCATCGAGCAGGATCGCGTCCCAGTGGTCATTTGCTGTGCGACGAGCGGTGCGTCGGTTCCCGCTGTGGACGTGGTGCAGCGGGCTCAGATCCCGATGATCGCGACGGCCTCCAGCCAGGCGATCACGCACCCACCGGAGGAACGGCAGTGGGCCTTCAAGCCGACATGGGACGGTGACCAGGTTGCTGAGGGGTTGCTCCGGAACCTTCAGCAGCGCAACGTTCGCCGGGTGGCATTGCTCAGTGTCGCGAACGAGTTCGGCGAGAGCGGGAAGATTGCGTTTGAGCAACTCGGCCCACAATACGGGATCGACCTGGTCGTGAACGATACCTTCAACGCGGGTGTGACGGATCTGACTCCACAGCTCGTCCGCGTGCGTGCGAGCAATCCAGAAGCGCTGGTCATTTACGCCAACATTCCGGAGGTCGTCGTCGCGCTCAAGAATATGCGAGATCTCGGTATGGACATCCCAGTCTATCTCACCAACGCGGTTGCAAGCCCAGCATTTCTAAAGGCCGCTGGTGAGACGGCTGAGGGCGCGATCGTCCAGACCGGGAAAGTGTTCGTCTTCGAGGACTTGCCCGACTCCGACCCGCAGAAGCCGGTCATTGCGGAGTTCGTGCGACTCTATGAATCGCGCTACGGTTCACGTCCGGATGCGTTCGCCGGTCACGCGTACGACGCCTTCTGGTTGATTGTCCAGGCGTTCGAGAAGGCTGGCCAGGATCCTGCTGGCATTCGTGACGCGATCGAAGGGACGTCGCGCTTCGTCGGCATCACCGGTGTTCTGACCTTCTCACCGACCAAGCACACCGGTTTCAACCTGGAGGACATGGTGCTCGCTGTCGTCGAAGGCGGTCGCTTCCGCTTGTTGCGGTGA
- a CDS encoding NAD(P)-dependent oxidoreductase — MIGPPGARKEEPSGSGRMRGMRGSVGVIGLGTMGSRMAHRLAASGFRVVGFDVSGAQGKLPAQAEEARDVADVARQAEVVLLSLPDGNASRAVAREIAAFLRSSVERSPLHTVVDLSTIGARAAIECAELLREVGIDYLDAPVSGGPIAVEEGRLTVMVAGTAEALERVRPYLAAFAGHIFHVGSHAGQGQVIKLVNNYIAATALAVTCEGVAFAVSQGLDMRTVLDVLNVSTGRTTASTDMFPRSVLPGTYDFGFRNRLLVKDLLLYVDTLMQERRWGVLPSVVTHLWEDFAREHPDADATYFYEYARVRILGA; from the coding sequence ATGATCGGCCCTCCAGGTGCTCGGAAAGAAGAGCCCTCGGGTTCGGGAAGGATGAGAGGGATGCGGGGATCAGTCGGTGTCATCGGGCTCGGCACCATGGGGAGTCGGATGGCGCACCGGCTCGCCGCTTCAGGCTTCCGTGTCGTCGGCTTCGACGTCTCGGGAGCGCAGGGGAAGTTGCCAGCCCAGGCAGAAGAAGCGCGCGATGTTGCCGACGTTGCCCGCCAGGCGGAGGTCGTCCTGCTCAGCCTACCGGACGGCAACGCCTCACGTGCTGTCGCGCGTGAAATCGCAGCATTCCTACGCTCGTCTGTTGAGCGCAGCCCGCTCCATACGGTGGTGGATCTCTCGACGATCGGTGCGCGAGCGGCGATTGAGTGTGCCGAACTGCTGCGCGAGGTTGGCATCGACTATCTGGATGCGCCGGTGAGTGGTGGGCCGATTGCGGTCGAGGAGGGGCGCCTGACGGTCATGGTGGCTGGTACCGCAGAGGCCTTGGAACGAGTTCGGCCGTATCTCGCTGCGTTCGCCGGTCATATTTTCCACGTCGGATCACATGCTGGGCAGGGACAGGTGATCAAGCTGGTCAACAACTACATCGCCGCGACTGCGCTGGCCGTCACCTGCGAGGGAGTGGCGTTCGCGGTGTCACAAGGGCTGGACATGCGGACTGTGCTCGACGTGCTCAACGTTTCGACCGGCCGGACGACGGCCAGTACCGACATGTTTCCCCGGTCCGTGTTGCCAGGGACATACGACTTCGGGTTCCGCAACAGGTTGCTGGTGAAAGATCTGCTGCTGTACGTGGACACGCTCATGCAAGAGCGGCGGTGGGGCGTTCTGCCGTCAGTCGTCACGCATCTCTGGGAAGACTTCGCCCGCGAGCATCCCGACGCCGACGCGACCTATTTTTATGAGTATGCGCGCGTGCGCATACTCGGTGCCTAG
- a CDS encoding HpcH/HpaI aldolase family protein, with product MMLGLTLKDKLRRGEAVIGCFVGVPSPELVEMLGWLGFDFVVIDAEHGHITPQSAYWMVVAAERSGLCPLVRIPTIDESVIQTYLDLGAAGLFVPRVETVEDLRRLEKAAFYHPLGERGLGHVRAGRYGYRQPLNVFAQQANAALVLVAQVETQQAIEHLDVLVTDPLVDAVFIGATDLAQSLGYPGEACHPNVRAVIENIVQVVGLRKPLGTSAREPGAIAEAVAGGFRLILANVHSIVRAGAAQYLDAFAAAKGT from the coding sequence ATGATGCTCGGTCTGACATTGAAGGACAAGTTGCGGCGCGGTGAGGCGGTGATCGGCTGTTTCGTCGGTGTACCGTCACCCGAGCTTGTCGAGATGCTCGGCTGGCTTGGCTTCGATTTTGTCGTCATCGACGCCGAGCATGGCCATATCACGCCGCAGTCGGCGTACTGGATGGTCGTCGCTGCCGAGAGGAGCGGCTTGTGTCCACTCGTCCGCATACCGACGATCGACGAGAGCGTGATCCAGACGTACCTCGACCTCGGTGCAGCCGGACTTTTCGTCCCGCGTGTCGAGACGGTGGAGGATCTGCGGCGTCTGGAGAAGGCGGCCTTCTATCATCCCCTCGGCGAGCGTGGACTCGGCCACGTCCGTGCCGGGCGATACGGTTACCGTCAGCCGTTGAACGTCTTCGCGCAGCAAGCGAATGCGGCTCTCGTTCTCGTCGCGCAGGTGGAGACGCAGCAGGCGATCGAGCACCTCGATGTCCTGGTGACTGACCCGCTCGTCGATGCGGTTTTCATCGGAGCGACCGATCTTGCACAGTCGCTGGGATATCCAGGCGAAGCGTGCCATCCGAACGTCCGAGCAGTGATCGAGAACATCGTGCAGGTTGTCGGCCTCCGGAAGCCGCTGGGGACGAGCGCGCGTGAGCCGGGTGCGATCGCCGAAGCGGTCGCGGGCGGGTTCCGGCTGATCCTGGCGAACGTCCACAGCATCGTCCGAGCAGGCGCTGCACAATACCTCGATGCGTTCGCCGCAGCGAAGGGGACATGA
- a CDS encoding branched-chain amino acid ABC transporter permease: MRDVLVWQLPQWIVSGVVMGCVYALVAVGLVIVHNVTRILNVAQGAFVMLGAMLTIQFAKWLPLAPAVVAAVVVTIVIGAVTYGILIYPRFEAGLLTLIMLTFGADVIFRTVALILWGPDPLALREFTPGRPLIIGTAVVTRQALWVIGVTALLVILLQLFFKRSLLGTALRACASNPTAARLVGIRPQLLGLVSWMLAAALGAFAGAVIAPVTFATYFMGLELTIRGVVPAVLAGLASPVGAVVGGVVFGIIEAVAAGVYSGLRDVVAFVCLVAILVVRELRTGVVTAHLRARMRAWKVGELARGQQ; encoded by the coding sequence ATGCGTGACGTACTGGTCTGGCAGCTCCCGCAGTGGATCGTCAGCGGTGTGGTGATGGGCTGTGTGTACGCTCTCGTCGCCGTTGGACTGGTGATCGTCCACAACGTTACCCGGATCCTGAACGTCGCGCAGGGGGCGTTCGTGATGCTGGGCGCCATGCTGACGATCCAGTTCGCCAAGTGGTTGCCGCTCGCCCCGGCGGTGGTGGCTGCCGTGGTGGTGACGATCGTCATCGGAGCTGTCACCTACGGCATCCTGATCTATCCGCGATTCGAAGCCGGACTGCTGACGCTCATCATGCTGACGTTCGGCGCGGATGTCATCTTTCGCACGGTCGCGCTGATCCTTTGGGGACCCGATCCACTAGCTCTGCGCGAATTCACACCGGGGAGGCCGCTCATCATCGGTACGGCGGTCGTGACTCGCCAGGCACTGTGGGTCATTGGGGTGACGGCACTGCTGGTGATTCTCCTGCAGCTGTTCTTCAAGCGGAGCTTGCTGGGCACCGCCCTGCGTGCCTGTGCGTCGAATCCGACGGCCGCGCGCCTGGTGGGCATCCGCCCGCAGCTCCTGGGGCTCGTCAGCTGGATGCTGGCAGCCGCCTTGGGCGCCTTTGCTGGGGCGGTCATTGCCCCGGTGACGTTCGCGACCTACTTCATGGGGCTCGAGCTGACGATTCGCGGTGTTGTACCGGCTGTGCTCGCCGGGCTGGCGAGTCCGGTCGGTGCGGTCGTCGGGGGCGTAGTCTTCGGGATCATCGAAGCGGTCGCTGCGGGTGTTTATTCGGGGCTCCGTGATGTCGTCGCCTTCGTCTGCCTCGTCGCCATTCTCGTCGTGCGAGAACTGCGGACCGGTGTCGTGACGGCGCATCTGCGTGCACGTATGCGGGCCTGGAAGGTCGGCGAGCTGGCGAGGGGGCAGCAGTGA
- a CDS encoding ABC transporter ATP-binding protein, with product MLRVEQVASGYGKVQVLRDVNLHVGRGEIVGVVGPSGAGKSTLAKTISGLLRVYGGRIVFGDVDVTRSAPDSRIRLGLVHIPERRELFWDLTVEENLRLGAYIRLRGAAKQEVERDLEEVYGLFPVLRERRKQVAGTLSGGEQQMLAIARGLMAGPVLAVIDEPSLGLAPLIVREIYERFCLLRDRGLGLLLLEENVSHVLGVADRVYVLVGGRIVYEGDPKAMNRDEIAKLYIG from the coding sequence GTGTTGCGTGTCGAACAGGTTGCATCCGGTTATGGGAAAGTGCAGGTACTCCGGGATGTCAATTTGCATGTCGGGCGCGGCGAGATCGTCGGCGTGGTCGGCCCCAGTGGTGCTGGCAAATCGACACTGGCCAAAACGATCTCCGGGCTGTTGCGAGTGTACGGAGGACGTATCGTTTTCGGCGACGTCGATGTGACGCGAAGTGCCCCGGACAGTCGGATTCGGCTCGGCCTGGTTCACATTCCCGAGCGTCGCGAACTCTTTTGGGATCTCACGGTCGAAGAGAATCTGCGGCTCGGTGCCTATATCCGCCTGCGTGGTGCTGCGAAGCAGGAGGTCGAGCGGGACCTCGAGGAGGTGTACGGGCTGTTCCCGGTTTTGCGCGAGCGGCGGAAGCAGGTTGCTGGGACGCTCTCCGGCGGTGAACAGCAGATGCTCGCGATCGCACGCGGGCTGATGGCAGGGCCGGTGCTGGCAGTCATCGATGAACCCTCTCTCGGCCTGGCCCCTCTGATCGTGCGCGAGATCTACGAGCGCTTCTGCTTGCTGCGGGATAGGGGGCTCGGGCTACTCCTGCTCGAAGAGAACGTGAGCCACGTTCTCGGTGTGGCGGATCGGGTCTACGTCCTGGTTGGAGGTCGGATCGTCTACGAAGGCGATCCGAAAGCCATGAATCGCGATGAGATTGCGAAGCTCTACATTGGCTGA
- a CDS encoding branched-chain amino acid ABC transporter ATP-binding protein/permease → MNGGVELRRALRSDREILTVLGAAVLALVAVLLLGGAGAYAVTILNVVLLRALAATGVVLLTGYCGQLSLGQGAFAAIGAYISAILATQYGLSPWLTILLACMAAGLTAWIVGFPLLQLRGHYLALGTLALAAIVYQLSVELRGITGGASGITSIPGLTVFGRELGSPWTYSWIIGLVFVLGMYVAGRFGFGRMGRLAQAVREDETAAEAIGISPFGVKNVSFVTGAVLAGVSGALYVHWVRFLDPVPFGLQYSIEVLTMAVFGGIGSIWGGLLGATTLTVLTEALRYVTGVASAEYQALAFGVVFVAVLMLWPRGLAGIADLWSTRGRTNGQRGDGPSVGREGTSEAEVRIGEGALVADHRVRGPIGLQQGAEVVVVQRLHCRFGGVKALEDVNLVLRAGEILAVIGPNGAGKTTLFNVIAGAIKPTAGAVTVLGRDIRGLRPYEVARLGVARTFQNVRLFTEMTCVENVLAALEAHNGYGMVRGVVLPLRARQREDAAVDEAHRLLALVGLAEFAHLRAGDLPLAKQRALELARALARRPTLLLMDEPASGLNEAERDELAALMRSLNASGVTILLIEHAVDFVMALADRVVVLSRGVKIAEGTPLEVRSDRHVIEAYLGEAA, encoded by the coding sequence GTGAACGGAGGGGTCGAACTCAGGCGTGCGCTACGCTCGGATCGGGAAATCCTGACCGTGCTGGGAGCGGCGGTACTCGCCCTCGTCGCTGTCCTCTTGTTGGGCGGGGCCGGTGCTTATGCGGTCACCATCCTGAACGTCGTGCTCCTGCGAGCGTTGGCTGCGACCGGTGTGGTGCTGCTGACGGGTTACTGTGGACAACTCTCGCTCGGGCAGGGAGCCTTCGCAGCCATCGGGGCCTACATCAGCGCAATTCTGGCGACCCAGTATGGGCTGTCACCCTGGCTCACGATCCTGCTGGCGTGCATGGCTGCCGGTCTGACGGCGTGGATCGTGGGATTTCCACTCTTGCAGCTGAGAGGCCACTATCTCGCCCTCGGCACGCTGGCGCTCGCGGCGATCGTCTACCAGCTGTCGGTCGAACTGCGTGGGATCACCGGTGGGGCGTCCGGCATCACGAGTATACCGGGCCTCACCGTATTCGGACGCGAGCTCGGCTCCCCGTGGACCTATAGCTGGATCATCGGTCTGGTGTTCGTGCTCGGCATGTACGTGGCGGGACGGTTCGGGTTCGGGCGCATGGGCCGACTCGCTCAAGCAGTACGCGAGGACGAGACAGCTGCCGAGGCGATCGGTATCTCGCCCTTCGGTGTGAAAAACGTCTCGTTCGTCACCGGTGCTGTTCTTGCGGGTGTCTCGGGGGCGCTCTACGTGCACTGGGTCCGTTTCCTGGACCCGGTTCCGTTCGGATTGCAGTACTCGATCGAGGTCCTGACGATGGCAGTATTCGGCGGCATCGGGTCGATCTGGGGCGGTTTGCTCGGGGCGACCACCCTGACCGTCCTGACCGAGGCGCTGCGCTACGTCACGGGCGTTGCGTCGGCTGAGTACCAGGCACTCGCGTTCGGCGTCGTCTTCGTCGCTGTCTTGATGCTCTGGCCCCGTGGCCTGGCAGGGATCGCCGACTTGTGGTCGACACGCGGGCGGACGAACGGTCAGAGGGGCGACGGACCGAGCGTGGGCCGTGAGGGAACGTCAGAGGCGGAGGTTCGGATCGGCGAAGGAGCGCTGGTCGCGGATCATCGCGTGAGGGGACCGATCGGACTGCAACAGGGCGCCGAAGTCGTGGTCGTGCAGCGGTTGCACTGTCGGTTCGGTGGCGTGAAGGCGCTGGAAGATGTCAACCTCGTCCTGCGCGCCGGCGAGATACTCGCCGTGATCGGGCCGAACGGCGCGGGCAAGACGACCCTCTTCAACGTGATCGCTGGAGCGATCAAGCCGACGGCAGGTGCCGTGACGGTTCTCGGACGGGACATTCGGGGGCTCCGGCCGTACGAGGTGGCGCGATTGGGAGTGGCCCGCACGTTCCAGAACGTGCGGTTGTTCACCGAGATGACGTGCGTCGAAAATGTCCTGGCCGCGTTAGAGGCGCACAACGGATACGGCATGGTGCGCGGCGTGGTTCTGCCGCTGCGTGCCCGGCAACGCGAAGACGCGGCGGTGGATGAGGCACACCGCTTACTGGCCCTCGTCGGACTCGCCGAGTTCGCGCACCTCCGTGCCGGTGATCTTCCCCTAGCGAAACAGCGTGCGCTCGAACTCGCGCGAGCGCTGGCGCGTCGACCGACGCTGCTTCTCATGGACGAACCCGCCTCAGGGCTCAACGAAGCGGAACGTGACGAGCTGGCCGCTCTCATGCGCTCCCTGAACGCGTCCGGCGTGACCATCCTGCTCATCGAACACGCTGTCGATTTCGTGATGGCGCTCGCCGATCGCGTGGTGGTGTTGAGCCGCGGCGTGAAGATCGCCGAGGGAACGCCCCTGGAAGTTCGGAGCGACCGTCACGTCATCGAGGCCTACCTCGGTGAGGCTGCGTAG
- a CDS encoding PIG-L deacetylase family protein: MREGLRLLVVGGHAADFVWRAGGTIGKVTMHGGQAKVVALTYGERGESGELWREPGQTVERVKEVRRREAEAAAAALEAEFECWDLGDWPLRITDEIISRLAAVIRQFRPHVVITHTSVDPFNPDHVETSRAVATARALVCGAGVPSAFETVEPPSLLQFEPQQPELCAFHPNLLVDITEAIDRKQTAMEAMASQKYLAPFYLDLARRRGTQARRLSGQNGIEYAEAFQSLFPLVLAFPPALFVE; encoded by the coding sequence ATGCGTGAGGGTCTGCGGTTGTTGGTTGTCGGTGGGCACGCTGCCGATTTCGTCTGGCGGGCTGGAGGGACGATCGGGAAAGTCACGATGCACGGTGGGCAGGCGAAAGTGGTGGCGCTCACCTATGGGGAACGCGGCGAGTCGGGCGAGTTGTGGCGCGAGCCGGGCCAGACAGTGGAGCGCGTGAAAGAAGTGCGCCGACGCGAAGCTGAGGCTGCGGCTGCAGCGCTCGAAGCCGAGTTCGAATGCTGGGATCTCGGTGATTGGCCGCTGCGAATCACCGACGAGATCATCTCGCGACTTGCCGCAGTGATCCGCCAGTTTCGTCCGCACGTCGTCATCACGCACACGAGCGTCGATCCTTTCAACCCGGATCATGTCGAAACCAGTCGTGCCGTTGCCACAGCTCGTGCCCTCGTGTGCGGTGCCGGGGTGCCGAGTGCATTCGAGACCGTGGAGCCACCGAGCCTCCTGCAGTTCGAGCCACAACAACCGGAACTGTGCGCGTTCCATCCCAATCTCCTCGTGGATATCACCGAGGCAATCGACCGGAAGCAAACGGCGATGGAGGCGATGGCGTCACAGAAGTATTTGGCGCCGTTCTACCTCGACTTGGCTCGACGGCGCGGTACGCAAGCACGGCGGTTGTCCGGCCAGAACGGGATCGAATATGCGGAAGCGTTTCAGTCGCTGTTTCCTTTGGTGCTGGCGTTTCCACCGGCACTGTTCGTCGAGTGA